In the genome of candidate division KSB1 bacterium, one region contains:
- a CDS encoding cold-shock protein, translating to METGTVKWFNSSKGFGFISREHGDDVFVHYKSIAGQGYRSLEEGDRVQFEIGQGPKGLQANNVKKI from the coding sequence ATGGAAACAGGAACAGTCAAATGGTTCAACAGTTCTAAAGGTTTTGGCTTCATCAGTCGCGAACACGGCGATGACGTATTTGTGCATTACAAATCAATTGCTGGCCAGGGCTACCGATCTCTCGAAGAGGGCGATCGGGTTCAATTCGAAATCGGGCAGGGCCCGAAGGGATTGCAAGCCAATAACGTCAAAAAAATATAG
- a CDS encoding ABC transporter ATP-binding protein/permease, which translates to MKTTDLPAVILDHLKSDFPDDPIQLAVMSDLTQELIYGEEWLVVTGRHLMTFAMENGSSKLLVRYPLASISEIVSVSLTGSGLIEIVTDGERLRLIHFTAARKADFSKAVEQIKALRDGKAFEPAQHLEGSQTKCDRCGLPIPDELKKCPRCTERWKTLRRIFAFARPYRARLVYLFLLLVAGTCFGLITPYMSKLFIDFILKPNPQTGVFEYAHWIPLAALALLFAYGAQTLLNSLHLRLTGVVGHNTVYDVRAALYEKLQHLSLSFFDKYQTGALMARVNQDTRELQHFLVDFIPLTLESLLILIGVGIFLFILSWKLTLFVIIPIAATVLFLKKIYFKIFLYFRRFYHRRSRLSALINDSLSGIRVIKAFGEEREEIKKFDRKSIDLRNAGIDLEVKWSLYSPIFQFLIMLGSIIIWFVGGQYIVAGQMSLGDVVAYSGYLAMFYRPVIYLLRMVQLITSSLSAAERVFDVIDTPVQVKELPNAISTPSIEGTIEFQNVTFGYDPYKPVIKNMSFTIHANEIVGLVGKSGAGKSTIINLVCRLYDVDLGAILIDGQDIRKIKSHDLRQQIGVVLQDTFLFNGTIFENIAYAKPDASIEEVIEAAKAAYAHEFIIDKPDGYDTEVGERGNRLSGGEKQRIAIARALLRDPRILILDEATSSLDTETEKKIQDALKRLTRGRTTIAIAHRLSTLRNCDRLFVIDDGRLVEVGTHRELMEKKGIFYNLVAIQRELSKIVAVSG; encoded by the coding sequence ATGAAAACGACAGATTTGCCCGCTGTTATTCTCGATCACCTCAAGAGCGATTTCCCCGATGATCCCATTCAGCTCGCTGTCATGTCGGATTTGACTCAGGAATTGATTTATGGAGAAGAATGGCTCGTTGTAACCGGCCGACATTTGATGACGTTTGCGATGGAAAATGGCAGCTCGAAATTATTGGTTCGATATCCATTAGCGTCAATAAGTGAGATTGTCTCGGTCTCATTGACTGGGAGCGGATTGATCGAGATCGTTACGGACGGTGAGCGGCTGCGTTTGATCCATTTTACCGCTGCCCGGAAGGCTGATTTTTCTAAAGCAGTGGAACAGATCAAAGCGTTGCGGGATGGCAAAGCGTTCGAGCCAGCTCAGCATCTTGAAGGCAGTCAAACCAAATGCGATCGCTGCGGGTTACCCATTCCGGATGAGCTAAAAAAATGTCCACGTTGCACGGAGCGATGGAAAACGCTGCGTCGGATTTTTGCCTTTGCGCGGCCATATCGAGCACGGCTGGTCTATTTATTCCTCTTATTGGTCGCTGGTACCTGTTTTGGCCTGATTACGCCTTACATGAGCAAGTTGTTTATCGATTTCATCCTCAAGCCGAATCCTCAGACCGGGGTGTTCGAATATGCCCATTGGATTCCGCTTGCGGCATTGGCGCTGTTATTCGCTTACGGTGCACAAACGTTATTGAACAGCTTGCATCTGAGGCTGACCGGCGTAGTTGGGCATAATACTGTTTATGATGTTCGAGCCGCTCTCTATGAAAAGCTTCAACACCTGTCCCTCTCTTTCTTTGACAAATACCAGACTGGCGCGCTCATGGCGCGGGTCAATCAAGATACTCGCGAGCTGCAGCACTTCCTGGTCGATTTTATCCCCCTGACCCTGGAAAGTTTGTTGATTCTCATCGGCGTGGGCATTTTTCTTTTTATTCTAAGCTGGAAGCTTACTCTCTTTGTCATCATTCCCATCGCTGCCACTGTTCTGTTTTTGAAGAAAATCTACTTTAAGATCTTTTTGTACTTTCGAAGGTTCTATCATCGTCGCTCGCGATTGAGCGCGCTGATTAATGATTCGCTCTCCGGTATTCGGGTGATCAAGGCTTTTGGAGAGGAAAGGGAGGAAATTAAGAAATTCGACCGAAAAAGCATTGATCTCAGGAATGCTGGCATCGATCTTGAGGTCAAATGGAGCCTCTATTCTCCGATCTTTCAATTCCTGATCATGCTCGGTTCGATTATCATTTGGTTCGTTGGGGGGCAATATATCGTCGCTGGACAAATGAGCCTCGGCGATGTGGTGGCATATTCTGGCTATTTGGCCATGTTTTACCGTCCAGTGATTTACTTGCTTCGCATGGTGCAGCTCATTACTAGTTCTTTGAGCGCTGCGGAGCGGGTGTTCGATGTAATTGATACTCCAGTTCAAGTCAAGGAGCTCCCCAACGCCATTTCAACGCCATCGATCGAAGGGACCATTGAGTTCCAGAATGTCACTTTTGGATATGATCCTTATAAGCCAGTGATTAAGAACATGAGCTTTACCATCCATGCCAATGAGATAGTGGGCCTGGTTGGAAAAAGCGGGGCGGGCAAAAGCACGATCATCAATCTGGTGTGTCGCTTATACGATGTGGATCTGGGAGCGATTTTGATAGATGGTCAGGATATCCGAAAGATCAAGTCCCATGACCTTCGCCAGCAGATCGGCGTGGTATTGCAGGATACTTTTTTGTTCAATGGGACGATCTTCGAAAATATCGCTTACGCGAAACCGGATGCGAGCATCGAGGAAGTCATCGAAGCCGCTAAGGCGGCCTATGCCCATGAGTTTATCATTGACAAGCCGGACGGGTATGATACCGAGGTGGGTGAACGCGGTAATCGTTTATCTGGTGGTGAGAAGCAGCGCATCGCCATCGCGCGCGCCCTACTACGCGATCCTCGGATTCTCATCCTCGATGAAGCCACCTCATCATTGGACACAGAGACTGAGAAGAAAATCCAAGACGCGTTAAAGCGATTGACCCGAGGTCGTACCACCATTGCCATCGCCCACCGATTATCGACCCTGCGCAATTGTGATCGGTTATTTGTTATCGATGATGGCCGGCTCGTTGAGGTGGGAACGCATCGGGAACTGATGGAGAAGAAAGGAATTTTCTACAACCTTGTTGCAATTCAACGTGAACTATCTAAAATTGTGGCGGTGAGCGGATAA
- a CDS encoding DUF1854 domain-containing protein: protein MIKILQPDELNFEQKDGGFLRLKLANGTIHEPISCVPLFPLSNPTSYIALVVKRNGTTEEVGVIHQLNDLSPAQRPLVEREIQLRYFCPRILDIHAISSKYGVDQWDVTTDCGKKRFLVQDAKENVTIRDDGLIMIIDTEGCRYQVRDYRQLPTRARIRLEQALL, encoded by the coding sequence ATGATCAAAATTTTGCAACCTGATGAACTGAACTTTGAACAAAAGGATGGCGGATTTCTGCGATTGAAATTGGCAAATGGAACGATCCATGAGCCGATCAGCTGTGTGCCATTGTTTCCTCTGTCCAATCCAACCAGCTACATCGCGCTGGTAGTCAAAAGAAATGGAACAACTGAGGAGGTCGGGGTGATTCACCAGCTTAATGATCTGTCCCCAGCACAACGGCCATTGGTGGAACGGGAGATCCAATTGCGCTATTTCTGCCCTCGAATTCTCGATATCCATGCCATCAGTTCCAAATATGGAGTGGATCAATGGGATGTGACGACCGATTGCGGAAAAAAGCGGTTTCTGGTTCAGGATGCGAAGGAAAATGTCACGATCCGCGATGATGGGTTGATTATGATTATTGATACTGAAGGCTGCCGCTATCAGGTTCGGGACTATCGACAATTACCGACCCGTGCGCGCATCCGATTGGAACAGGCGCTGCTTTAA
- a CDS encoding aldehyde ferredoxin oxidoreductase family protein produces MAEIIGTSNRVLEIDLSTQQVVELKITDQDRQLYMGGKGLGLKFLYERLKPGVNPLGEENIIALMMGVIMGTGATCSGRFVAITKSPLTGILVSSSCGGPFGMAVKTAGYDGLLIKGMADRPCYLEITADGVQFHDGQGLWGKDTEETQQALGLNKTDGALVIGPAGENQVWFANVRSGSRYLGRGGIGAVFGAKRVKAIVARGGKFKIVPKNVKLFQKVHKKAVKQINENLITGTLYRKYGTAANFKFCQRGNIVPVENFRFGNRDLVDKVTGEAMADQYRTQPYTCIPCSILCGHKGSYPDGNIRKIPEYETTAMLGPNLGIFDTDLISVWNDQCGRLGLDTISTGVTLAFAMEAGELGLIKTNLKFGSPNGIAETIEEIAYRRGFGAELANGTRWLSEKYGGKEFAMQVKGMEFPAYDPRGSWGQGLSYAVANRGPCHLSATTFALEVFLNYLNPNSTRARADYVTLFEAIYNGVNSLHICLFTTWAFLMEPAIIKYTPTPILRFVMQTFPWLAKKFMDLRVFCQYYESVTGIKMNPKKFLTIGHRIHLLERYMNTREGISRKDDTLPDRFLKQPRRNDPAQHIVPLDKMLDRYYQLRGYDENGIPIREILMKYGIHLQQEPLQ; encoded by the coding sequence GTGGCAGAGATCATCGGCACAAGTAACCGAGTTCTTGAAATCGATCTATCGACTCAACAGGTCGTTGAGTTAAAAATTACTGACCAGGATCGACAGCTTTATATGGGTGGAAAAGGTCTTGGTTTAAAGTTTCTTTATGAAAGATTAAAACCAGGCGTTAATCCGCTGGGGGAAGAGAACATCATTGCCTTGATGATGGGGGTGATTATGGGCACTGGCGCCACATGCAGTGGTCGCTTTGTCGCAATCACCAAATCGCCGCTGACTGGGATTTTGGTCTCTTCTTCCTGCGGGGGGCCATTTGGAATGGCGGTCAAGACAGCAGGTTACGATGGGTTATTGATCAAGGGAATGGCTGATCGGCCATGCTATCTGGAGATCACAGCCGATGGTGTACAGTTTCATGATGGGCAGGGACTCTGGGGCAAGGATACCGAGGAGACCCAGCAGGCTTTGGGGTTGAACAAAACCGATGGTGCATTGGTCATTGGCCCCGCTGGAGAAAATCAGGTTTGGTTTGCCAATGTGCGCTCGGGAAGTCGCTATCTCGGCCGTGGCGGGATCGGCGCTGTATTTGGTGCGAAACGTGTAAAAGCGATCGTGGCGCGCGGCGGGAAATTTAAAATCGTTCCCAAAAATGTCAAGCTATTTCAGAAGGTCCATAAAAAAGCAGTAAAGCAAATTAACGAGAACTTGATCACCGGCACTTTGTACCGCAAATACGGCACAGCTGCTAATTTCAAATTCTGTCAACGGGGCAATATCGTACCAGTGGAAAATTTTCGCTTTGGTAATCGCGATCTTGTGGACAAGGTCACCGGCGAAGCCATGGCGGACCAGTACAGGACCCAGCCGTATACCTGTATCCCTTGCTCCATTTTATGTGGCCATAAAGGGAGCTATCCTGATGGTAACATCCGTAAAATACCTGAATATGAGACGACAGCTATGCTCGGGCCGAACCTGGGTATTTTTGATACCGATTTGATCAGTGTCTGGAATGATCAATGCGGTCGGTTGGGCCTAGATACTATTTCAACTGGGGTCACCCTCGCATTTGCCATGGAAGCTGGTGAGCTGGGTTTGATCAAAACGAATTTGAAATTTGGCTCACCAAATGGAATTGCGGAAACGATCGAGGAAATCGCCTATCGTCGCGGATTTGGCGCGGAGCTGGCGAATGGTACCCGCTGGTTGTCCGAAAAATATGGCGGCAAGGAATTCGCCATGCAGGTGAAGGGCATGGAATTCCCAGCCTATGATCCCCGAGGCTCTTGGGGGCAGGGACTTTCGTATGCCGTTGCCAATCGCGGTCCCTGTCATCTCTCCGCCACTACTTTCGCGCTGGAAGTGTTTTTGAACTACTTGAATCCTAATTCCACGCGGGCGAGAGCTGATTATGTGACCTTGTTTGAAGCGATTTACAACGGGGTCAATTCGCTCCACATCTGCTTGTTCACCACGTGGGCGTTTTTGATGGAGCCAGCGATCATCAAATATACCCCAACCCCCATTTTGCGCTTCGTGATGCAGACGTTCCCTTGGCTGGCCAAAAAATTTATGGATCTGCGCGTGTTCTGCCAATACTATGAATCTGTCACCGGGATCAAAATGAATCCGAAAAAATTTCTGACTATTGGGCATCGGATTCATCTGTTGGAGCGCTATATGAACACGCGCGAGGGTATTTCGCGCAAGGACGATACACTGCCCGATCGATTTCTCAAGCAGCCCAGACGAAACGATCCAGCGCAACACATTGTGCCGCTCGACAAAATGCTGGATAGATATTATCAGCTCCGAGGATACGACGAAAATGGTATTCCGATCAGGGAGATTTTAATGAAATATGGCATACATTTACAACAGGAGCCGCTCCAATGA